A region from the Hippoglossus hippoglossus isolate fHipHip1 chromosome 18, fHipHip1.pri, whole genome shotgun sequence genome encodes:
- the poln gene encoding DNA polymerase nu isoform X3 codes for MEQSSCRLSSGPLSQAAQRILAVLQAQRNSNSHRPMERFYDSQREPWVQSSSNMNQEERKDRGTDRPWSRPQVSSFPASHHDSSSERQISQTSADYQCSQTPESSLSSQAASCSSSSSCWDPTLQRETSQTEARYQCSQAYSHRKHSKPPSYQSSQAPSSIQCEAETFSHRDRYNLSLQIPPRLSEHQWRNNTEEIRPSFILSLSPDDRSPDEVLFPTVENPDTHKEEPVLVYQPVSTCHSTSYDTDNSTSGPLKDAKGWNILRNEPEDAVASDTRLKGKQLLSDPTEEATSGGEDGRILYLQSEAETIKTGRTLLPPSHCVTRQETCCYSNSPKLMRHGDVQEDMEQTLDVSEAASGKMPDGEHEIHKGANGVKNKETGQVDATLQNKTGSPDEMKGRLLGTNEITSLGRNLASTASNMDKSFLCYPEVAKSGQKEDNDAVYKLNTLEVKNVEHPPVIESKEIPVGCYTGRPERATHTVNPEGALVQCEPNTLIQCDATADDLDRATERRVDEVMKSGFEVETERRTNSGIHTGTEDEMETEQSFSDVQIKFETGRREERELQRRDTKPEEKGTDRDESVMLQEDREDETSTEDSGRERCPTPTSLDCDARGSEVNVSFLHLHHGNVQTTDTSVSGTSSRTVLAPANPFATGQNSSAVQGLASSAVQPNRLGNCNPLSTFQTHLNQHRLSLSSPLKRKHEALQQQDNALPKICLTRRHLKWKPPCSSQEKARERGVRPSTSIPEHPVVPPQPQTNDSPWHEKGKVTEVHTHSDVPQQTRQKRSKLESTRNVSKLTRASVTCKLPQHKRANYGPDHDTNGSKTSHDWAKKTETLTSDPRVKASGKLSTNERTQMLEKAEQAKTLVLTMVYQDGATQLDPEQKLPPAVCGLLVLMIGDHLDRSTAEDSLGPNDSLVYLKLSEQTPAWAQQHTLQSQELFTRDVLLQVLSRRQLVVCYKAKDLLRTALQFYKGELTCKQVAGCRIQDPQVSGWLLDPADPSSCFQDLLNKHCKRPRTTPALGAKRVSQIISSLSSLYWLNMELCSKLQNQRLWELYSDMELNMIPVLAAMESHHIHVDKEALKRMSDLLGTKMKQLEQEAHRAAGQIFLVTSSTQLRTVLFEKLRLHERCENKKLPKTINTQQQSTSEAALLQLQDLHPLPKIILEYRQIHKIKSTFVDGILSCMMSKNYISSTWYQTSVVTGRISAKHPNFQALPRQPLQITKKQYIQGKEEEVVTVHPRAMFIPQKGCTFLAAGR; via the exons ATGGAGCAGTCTAGCTGCAGGTTGTCCTCAGGACCTCTGTCCCAGGCGGCCCAGAGGATTCTGGCTGTTCTGCAGGCCCAGCGTAACTCCAACAGTCACAGGCCAA TGGAGAGGTTTTATGACAGCCAGAGGGAGCCTTGGgtccagagcagcagcaacatgaatcaagaggagagaaaagacagaggcaCAGATCG GCCGTGGTCCAGACCCCAGGTGTCCTCATTTCCAGCCTCTCACCACGACTCCTCCAGTGAGAGGCAGATCTCTCAGACCTCGGCCGACTATCAGTGCTCGCAGACACCAGAAAGCTCCCTGTCATCCCAGGCcgcctcctgttcctcctcctcctcctgctgggatCCCACACTCCAAAGGGAGACGTCTCAGACTGAAGCCCGTTATCAGTGCTCACAGGCCTATTCCCACAGAAAGCACTCCAAACCCCCTTCTTACCAGTCCAGCCAGGCACCATCATCGATTCAGTGTGAGGCAGAAACCTTCTCCCATAGAGACAGATACAACCTGTCTCTCCAAATACCACCAAGGCTTTCTGAACATCAGTGGAGAAA caACACTGAAGAAATCAGGCCATCTTTCATCCTCAGTCTTTCTCCAGACGATAGGAGTCCTGATGAGGTATTGTTCCCCACAGTGGAAAACCCAGATACCCATAAAGAGGAGCCTGTTCTGGTTTATCAGCCAGTCTCAACCTGTCATAGCACAAGTTATGATACAGACAATAGCACATCGGGTCCCCTGAAAGATGCAAAAGGCTGGAACATCCTCAGAAATGAGCCAGAAGACGCTGTAGCTTCAGACACTCGCCTCAAGGGCAAGCAACTTCTGTCTGACCCCACTGAAGAGGCCACTagtggaggagaagatgggCGGATATTATATCTGCAATCAGAGGCTGAAACAATCAAAACTGGAAGGACACTTTTACCTCCCAGTCATTGTGTAACAAGGCAAGAGACATGCTGTTATTCAAATTCACCCAAGCTGATGAGACATGGAGATGTGCAGGAAGATATGGAGCAGACACTGGATGTGTCTGAGGCAGCTTCTGGAAAAATGCCAGATGGTGaacatgaaatacacaaagGAGCAAATGGGGTTAAGAATAAAGAGACAGGACAAGTGGATGCAACCCTACAAAATAAGACAGGGTCACCCGATGAAATGAAAGGACGTCTACTGGGAACCAATGAGATCACCAGTTTAGGGAGGAACTTGGCATCTACAGCAAGTAATATGGACAAAAGCTTCCTTTGTTATCCTGAGGTTGCAAAGTCAGGGCAGAAAGAAGATAATGACGCTGTGTACAAACTTAATACACTTGAAGTAAAAAATGTTGAGCATCCACCTGTCATTGAGAGTAAGGAGATACCAGTGGGATGTTATACTGGCAGACCAGAAAGGGCAACCCACACAGTGAACCCAGAAGGAGCACTAGTGCAGTGTGAGCCCAACACATTAATCCAGTGTGACGCCACTGCTGATGACCTGGACAGGGCCACAGAGAGAAGAgtagatgaagtgatgaagagtgGATTTGAAGTGGAAACTGAGCGCAGGACAAATTCAGGAATTCATACAGGGACTGAAGATGAGATGGAGACAGAACAGAGTTTTTCTGATGTCCAGATAAAGTTTGAGACAGGTCgtagagaagagagagagttaCAGAGAAGAGACACTAAGCCAGAAGAGAAGGGGACGGACAGAGATGAGTCAGTGATGCTTCAAGAGGACAGGGAAGATGAGACATCTACAG AGGACTCGGGGAGAGAGCGCTGTCCCACACCGACGTCCCTGGACTGTGATGCACGAGGGTCAGAGGTGAACGTGTCCTTTCTCCATCTGCACCATGGCAACGTGCAA ACCACCGATACAAGCGTCAGTGGGACCAGTTCAAGGACAGTACTGGCTCCAGCAAACCCTTTTGCTACTGGACAAAACTCCTCAGCAGTCCAGGGCTTGGCCTCTTCTGCAGTACAACCAAACAGACTGGGAAACTGCAACCCACTCTCTACTTTCCAGACTCATTTAAATCAGCATCGTCTTTCCCTGTCCTCCCCTctgaagaggaaacatgaagCACTTCAGCAACAGGATAACGCTCTTCCCAAAATCTGCCTAACAAGGCGTCATCTAAAATGGAAACCACCTTGTTCCTCACAAGAAAAGGCAAGGGAAAGAGGAGTCAGGCCCAGTACCTCCATCCCTGAACATCCAGTGGTTCCTCCACAACCACAGACTAATGACAGTCCTTGGcatgaaaagggaaaagtaaCAGAGGTACATACACACTCAGATGTCCCACAGCAAACTCGACAAAAGCGCAGTAAGTTGGAATCCACCAGGAATGTTTCCAAACTGACTCGAGCCTCTGTGACCTGCAAACTACCCCAGCACAAGCGGGCCAATTATGGGCCTGACCATGACACAAATGGATCAAAAACATCCCATGACTGGGCTAAGAAGACTGAAACCCTGACGTCCGACCCAAGAGTAAAGGCTTCTGGGAAGCTGAGCACAAACGAGAGGACGCAGATGCTTGAGAAGGCAGAGCAGGCCAAGACTCTGGTGCTGACTATGGTGTATCAGGACGGAGCCACACAGTTAGACCCAGAGCAG AAGCTCCCTCCAGCAGTGTGTGGGCTCCTCGTGCTGATGATCGGGGACCATCTGGACCGCAGCACAGCGGAGGACTCTCTGGGGCCAAACGACAGTCTGGTCTATTTAAAACTGTCTGAACAAACACCTGCATGGGCCCAGCAACACACCCTCCAGAGCCAGGAGCTCTTCACTAG ggatgTGCTGCTACAGGTGCTTTCAAGACGTCAACTGGTGGTGTGTTATAAAGCCAAGGATTTGCTTCGTACGGCTCTGCAGTTTTACAAAGGAGAACTTACCTGTAAACAAG TGGCAGGCTGTCGTATCCAGGACCCACAGGTGTCAGGTTGGCTGCTGGATCCTGCCGATCCCTCCTCTTGCTTCCAGGATCTTCTCAATAAACACTGTAAAAGACCCAGAACAACACCTGCCCTGGGTGCAAAGAGG GTTTCTCAGATCATCTCCAGCCTCTCATCCCTCTACTGGCTTAACATGGAGCTATGCTCTAAACTGCAG aACCAGAGGCTGTGGGAGCTTTACTCCGACATGGAGCTGAACATGATTCCTGTCCTGGCAG CCATGGAGAGTCATCACATCCACGTGGACAAAGAGGCTCTGAAGAGAATGTCAGACCTGTTGGGG ACTAAGATgaagcagctggagcaggaggcccacagagcagcaggacaAATATTCCTGGTCACCAGCAGCACTCAGCTACGAACA GTCCTGTTTGAGAAGCTGCGGCTCCACGAGCGCTGCGAGAACAAGAAACTTCCCAAGACCatcaacacacagcagcagtccACATCAGAAGCTGCA ttgttgcAGCTTCAGGACCTGCATCCTCTTCCAAAGATCATTCTGGAGTACAGACAG ATTCACAAGATCAAGTCCACTTTTGTTGATGGGATTCTCTCATGCATGATGAGTAAG AACTACATTTCCTCTACATGGTACCAGACGAGTGTTGTGACTGGGAGAATCTCTGCAAAACACCCA AACTTCCAGGCGCTGCCCAGACAGCCTCTTCAAATCACCAAGAAGCAGTACATCCAAG gaaaggaggaggaggtggtgacagTTCACCCCCGAGCCATGTTCATCCCTCAGAAGGGCTGCACCTTCCTTGCTGCAG GCCGTTGA
- the poln gene encoding DNA polymerase nu isoform X2 — MEQSSCRLSSGPLSQAAQRILAVLQAQRNSNSHRPMERFYDSQREPWVQSSSNMNQEERKDRGTDRPWSRPQVSSFPASHHDSSSERQISQTSADYQCSQTPESSLSSQAASCSSSSSCWDPTLQRETSQTEARYQCSQAYSHRKHSKPPSYQSSQAPSSIQCEAETFSHRDRYNLSLQIPPRLSEHQWRNNTEEIRPSFILSLSPDDRSPDEVLFPTVENPDTHKEEPVLVYQPVSTCHSTSYDTDNSTSGPLKDAKGWNILRNEPEDAVASDTRLKGKQLLSDPTEEATSGGEDGRILYLQSEAETIKTGRTLLPPSHCVTRQETCCYSNSPKLMRHGDVQEDMEQTLDVSEAASGKMPDGEHEIHKGANGVKNKETGQVDATLQNKTGSPDEMKGRLLGTNEITSLGRNLASTASNMDKSFLCYPEVAKSGQKEDNDAVYKLNTLEVKNVEHPPVIESKEIPVGCYTGRPERATHTVNPEGALVQCEPNTLIQCDATADDLDRATERRVDEVMKSGFEVETERRTNSGIHTGTEDEMETEQSFSDVQIKFETGRREERELQRRDTKPEEKGTDRDESVMLQEDREDETSTEDSGRERCPTPTSLDCDARGSEVNVSFLHLHHGNVQTTDTSVSGTSSRTVLAPANPFATGQNSSAVQGLASSAVQPNRLGNCNPLSTFQTHLNQHRLSLSSPLKRKHEALQQQDNALPKICLTRRHLKWKPPCSSQEKARERGVRPSTSIPEHPVVPPQPQTNDSPWHEKGKVTEVHTHSDVPQQTRQKRSKLESTRNVSKLTRASVTCKLPQHKRANYGPDHDTNGSKTSHDWAKKTETLTSDPRVKASGKLSTNERTQMLEKAEQAKTLVLTMVYQDGATQLDPEQKLPPAVCGLLVLMIGDHLDRSTAEDSLGPNDSLVYLKLSEQTPAWAQQHTLQSQELFTRDVLLQVLSRRQLVVCYKAKDLLRTALQFYKGELTCKQVAGCRIQDPQVSGWLLDPADPSSCFQDLLNKHCKRPRTTPALGAKRVSQIISSLSSLYWLNMELCSKLQNQRLWELYSDMELNMIPVLAAMESHHIHVDKEALKRMSDLLGTKMKQLEQEAHRAAGQIFLVTSSTQLRTVLFEKLRLHERCENKKLPKTINTQQQSTSEAALLQLQDLHPLPKIILEYRQIHKIKSTFVDGILSCMMSKNYISSTWYQTSVVTGRISAKHPNFQALPRQPLQITKKQYIQGKEEEVVTVHPRAMFIPQKGCTFLAAGWSKNKLTTHKPLSVVQLTSKGLTHRL; from the exons ATGGAGCAGTCTAGCTGCAGGTTGTCCTCAGGACCTCTGTCCCAGGCGGCCCAGAGGATTCTGGCTGTTCTGCAGGCCCAGCGTAACTCCAACAGTCACAGGCCAA TGGAGAGGTTTTATGACAGCCAGAGGGAGCCTTGGgtccagagcagcagcaacatgaatcaagaggagagaaaagacagaggcaCAGATCG GCCGTGGTCCAGACCCCAGGTGTCCTCATTTCCAGCCTCTCACCACGACTCCTCCAGTGAGAGGCAGATCTCTCAGACCTCGGCCGACTATCAGTGCTCGCAGACACCAGAAAGCTCCCTGTCATCCCAGGCcgcctcctgttcctcctcctcctcctgctgggatCCCACACTCCAAAGGGAGACGTCTCAGACTGAAGCCCGTTATCAGTGCTCACAGGCCTATTCCCACAGAAAGCACTCCAAACCCCCTTCTTACCAGTCCAGCCAGGCACCATCATCGATTCAGTGTGAGGCAGAAACCTTCTCCCATAGAGACAGATACAACCTGTCTCTCCAAATACCACCAAGGCTTTCTGAACATCAGTGGAGAAA caACACTGAAGAAATCAGGCCATCTTTCATCCTCAGTCTTTCTCCAGACGATAGGAGTCCTGATGAGGTATTGTTCCCCACAGTGGAAAACCCAGATACCCATAAAGAGGAGCCTGTTCTGGTTTATCAGCCAGTCTCAACCTGTCATAGCACAAGTTATGATACAGACAATAGCACATCGGGTCCCCTGAAAGATGCAAAAGGCTGGAACATCCTCAGAAATGAGCCAGAAGACGCTGTAGCTTCAGACACTCGCCTCAAGGGCAAGCAACTTCTGTCTGACCCCACTGAAGAGGCCACTagtggaggagaagatgggCGGATATTATATCTGCAATCAGAGGCTGAAACAATCAAAACTGGAAGGACACTTTTACCTCCCAGTCATTGTGTAACAAGGCAAGAGACATGCTGTTATTCAAATTCACCCAAGCTGATGAGACATGGAGATGTGCAGGAAGATATGGAGCAGACACTGGATGTGTCTGAGGCAGCTTCTGGAAAAATGCCAGATGGTGaacatgaaatacacaaagGAGCAAATGGGGTTAAGAATAAAGAGACAGGACAAGTGGATGCAACCCTACAAAATAAGACAGGGTCACCCGATGAAATGAAAGGACGTCTACTGGGAACCAATGAGATCACCAGTTTAGGGAGGAACTTGGCATCTACAGCAAGTAATATGGACAAAAGCTTCCTTTGTTATCCTGAGGTTGCAAAGTCAGGGCAGAAAGAAGATAATGACGCTGTGTACAAACTTAATACACTTGAAGTAAAAAATGTTGAGCATCCACCTGTCATTGAGAGTAAGGAGATACCAGTGGGATGTTATACTGGCAGACCAGAAAGGGCAACCCACACAGTGAACCCAGAAGGAGCACTAGTGCAGTGTGAGCCCAACACATTAATCCAGTGTGACGCCACTGCTGATGACCTGGACAGGGCCACAGAGAGAAGAgtagatgaagtgatgaagagtgGATTTGAAGTGGAAACTGAGCGCAGGACAAATTCAGGAATTCATACAGGGACTGAAGATGAGATGGAGACAGAACAGAGTTTTTCTGATGTCCAGATAAAGTTTGAGACAGGTCgtagagaagagagagagttaCAGAGAAGAGACACTAAGCCAGAAGAGAAGGGGACGGACAGAGATGAGTCAGTGATGCTTCAAGAGGACAGGGAAGATGAGACATCTACAG AGGACTCGGGGAGAGAGCGCTGTCCCACACCGACGTCCCTGGACTGTGATGCACGAGGGTCAGAGGTGAACGTGTCCTTTCTCCATCTGCACCATGGCAACGTGCAA ACCACCGATACAAGCGTCAGTGGGACCAGTTCAAGGACAGTACTGGCTCCAGCAAACCCTTTTGCTACTGGACAAAACTCCTCAGCAGTCCAGGGCTTGGCCTCTTCTGCAGTACAACCAAACAGACTGGGAAACTGCAACCCACTCTCTACTTTCCAGACTCATTTAAATCAGCATCGTCTTTCCCTGTCCTCCCCTctgaagaggaaacatgaagCACTTCAGCAACAGGATAACGCTCTTCCCAAAATCTGCCTAACAAGGCGTCATCTAAAATGGAAACCACCTTGTTCCTCACAAGAAAAGGCAAGGGAAAGAGGAGTCAGGCCCAGTACCTCCATCCCTGAACATCCAGTGGTTCCTCCACAACCACAGACTAATGACAGTCCTTGGcatgaaaagggaaaagtaaCAGAGGTACATACACACTCAGATGTCCCACAGCAAACTCGACAAAAGCGCAGTAAGTTGGAATCCACCAGGAATGTTTCCAAACTGACTCGAGCCTCTGTGACCTGCAAACTACCCCAGCACAAGCGGGCCAATTATGGGCCTGACCATGACACAAATGGATCAAAAACATCCCATGACTGGGCTAAGAAGACTGAAACCCTGACGTCCGACCCAAGAGTAAAGGCTTCTGGGAAGCTGAGCACAAACGAGAGGACGCAGATGCTTGAGAAGGCAGAGCAGGCCAAGACTCTGGTGCTGACTATGGTGTATCAGGACGGAGCCACACAGTTAGACCCAGAGCAG AAGCTCCCTCCAGCAGTGTGTGGGCTCCTCGTGCTGATGATCGGGGACCATCTGGACCGCAGCACAGCGGAGGACTCTCTGGGGCCAAACGACAGTCTGGTCTATTTAAAACTGTCTGAACAAACACCTGCATGGGCCCAGCAACACACCCTCCAGAGCCAGGAGCTCTTCACTAG ggatgTGCTGCTACAGGTGCTTTCAAGACGTCAACTGGTGGTGTGTTATAAAGCCAAGGATTTGCTTCGTACGGCTCTGCAGTTTTACAAAGGAGAACTTACCTGTAAACAAG TGGCAGGCTGTCGTATCCAGGACCCACAGGTGTCAGGTTGGCTGCTGGATCCTGCCGATCCCTCCTCTTGCTTCCAGGATCTTCTCAATAAACACTGTAAAAGACCCAGAACAACACCTGCCCTGGGTGCAAAGAGG GTTTCTCAGATCATCTCCAGCCTCTCATCCCTCTACTGGCTTAACATGGAGCTATGCTCTAAACTGCAG aACCAGAGGCTGTGGGAGCTTTACTCCGACATGGAGCTGAACATGATTCCTGTCCTGGCAG CCATGGAGAGTCATCACATCCACGTGGACAAAGAGGCTCTGAAGAGAATGTCAGACCTGTTGGGG ACTAAGATgaagcagctggagcaggaggcccacagagcagcaggacaAATATTCCTGGTCACCAGCAGCACTCAGCTACGAACA GTCCTGTTTGAGAAGCTGCGGCTCCACGAGCGCTGCGAGAACAAGAAACTTCCCAAGACCatcaacacacagcagcagtccACATCAGAAGCTGCA ttgttgcAGCTTCAGGACCTGCATCCTCTTCCAAAGATCATTCTGGAGTACAGACAG ATTCACAAGATCAAGTCCACTTTTGTTGATGGGATTCTCTCATGCATGATGAGTAAG AACTACATTTCCTCTACATGGTACCAGACGAGTGTTGTGACTGGGAGAATCTCTGCAAAACACCCA AACTTCCAGGCGCTGCCCAGACAGCCTCTTCAAATCACCAAGAAGCAGTACATCCAAG gaaaggaggaggaggtggtgacagTTCACCCCCGAGCCATGTTCATCCCTCAGAAGGGCTGCACCTTCCTTGCTGCAGGTTGGTCAAAAAATAAACTCACAACAC ACAAACCACTGTCTGTTGTGCAACTAACAAGTAAAGGCCTCACTCATAGACTTTAG